One Serpentinicella alkaliphila DNA segment encodes these proteins:
- a CDS encoding ribonuclease J, with protein MGRKPAKVKVIPLGGLNEIGKNMTAIEYKDEILIIDCGLSFPEDEMLGIDIVIPDISYVLKNKDRIQGIVLTHGHEDHIGALPYVLKKLNVPVYGTRLTLGLVDHKLKEHKMTDVHLQRVNFGDIVSLGAFNVEFIRTSHSIPDSCAIAIHTSLGVIFHTGDFKIDYTPINDQMIDLHKIAELGQKGVLLMLADSTNVERPGTTMSERNVGITFENVFRNSNSRIIVATFASNVHRIQQIVDAAFKFNRKIVISGRSMVNVISVAQELGAIDIPDGMLIDINDMDRYNDNEIVLITTGSQGEPMAALSRMASADHRKLEIRPGDKVVISATPIPGNEKSVTRVINQLFEKGADVIYESLAEVHVSGHACQEELKLMHRLVKPQYFMPVHGEFRHLKQHGKLAEDLGMSKENIFTMQNGSVLELSKDGARIAGSVPAGRILVDGLGVGDVGNIVLRDRKHLSEDGLMVVVVTINRENGKIAAGPDIISRGFVYVRESEDLIDEAKQVVKTALIQCEQQNIREWAALKNTIRDSLKNFLYEKTKRRPMILPVIMEV; from the coding sequence TTGGGCAGGAAACCAGCTAAAGTAAAAGTAATACCTCTTGGAGGGCTTAATGAAATAGGAAAAAATATGACAGCAATTGAATATAAGGATGAAATCTTAATTATTGATTGCGGTTTAAGCTTTCCTGAAGATGAAATGTTAGGAATAGATATAGTTATACCTGATATTTCATATGTATTAAAGAATAAAGATAGAATACAAGGTATTGTATTAACCCATGGTCATGAGGATCATATCGGTGCCTTACCATATGTATTAAAGAAATTAAATGTACCGGTTTATGGTACTAGATTAACTCTTGGCTTAGTAGATCATAAGCTTAAAGAGCATAAAATGACAGATGTACATTTGCAAAGAGTAAATTTTGGTGATATTGTGTCCTTAGGTGCTTTTAATGTAGAGTTTATTAGAACGAGTCATAGTATACCTGACTCATGTGCGATAGCTATACATACATCCTTGGGTGTAATCTTTCACACAGGTGATTTTAAAATTGACTATACACCAATTAACGACCAAATGATAGATTTACACAAAATAGCAGAGCTTGGACAAAAAGGTGTTCTATTAATGCTAGCAGATTCAACTAATGTTGAAAGACCAGGAACAACAATGTCGGAAAGAAATGTAGGAATTACTTTTGAAAATGTATTTAGAAATTCTAATAGTAGAATAATTGTTGCAACATTTGCTTCAAATGTTCATAGGATTCAGCAAATTGTAGATGCTGCATTTAAGTTTAATAGAAAAATAGTTATTTCAGGTAGAAGTATGGTTAACGTTATATCTGTTGCTCAGGAATTAGGAGCAATAGATATACCGGATGGTATGTTGATAGATATTAATGATATGGATAGATATAATGATAATGAAATAGTATTAATTACAACAGGTAGTCAAGGGGAGCCAATGGCTGCATTATCAAGAATGGCTAGTGCAGATCACAGAAAGCTTGAAATACGTCCTGGGGATAAGGTTGTAATTTCTGCAACTCCTATTCCTGGAAATGAAAAATCAGTAACTAGAGTTATAAATCAGTTATTTGAAAAAGGTGCAGATGTAATTTATGAAAGCTTAGCAGAAGTTCACGTATCTGGCCATGCATGCCAAGAGGAGCTTAAATTAATGCATAGACTTGTAAAGCCTCAATATTTTATGCCCGTACATGGAGAGTTTAGACATCTAAAACAACATGGCAAATTAGCTGAAGACTTAGGTATGAGTAAAGAAAATATATTTACTATGCAAAATGGTTCTGTACTTGAACTATCGAAAGACGGGGCAAGAATTGCAGGTAGTGTACCAGCGGGTAGAATACTTGTGGATGGTCTAGGTGTTGGAGATGTAGGTAATATTGTATTAAGGGATAGAAAACATTTATCAGAAGATGGATTGATGGTAGTTGTAGTTACAATAAATAGAGAAAATGGAAAAATAGCTGCGGGTCCAGATATTATTTCTAGAGGATTTGTATATGTAAGAGAATCCGAAGATTTAATAGATGAGGCTAAACAGGTTGTTAAAACTGCATTAATTCAATGTGAACAACAAAACATTAGAGAATGGGCAGCTTTAAAGAACACTATAAGAGATAGTTTAAAGAACTTCCTATATGAAAAAACTAAGAGAAGACCAATGATATTACCTGTAATTATGGAAGTATAA
- a CDS encoding Fur family transcriptional regulator, with amino-acid sequence MENQLEKVKDKLKEKGFKLTPQRRATLEVIINNQGKHLSTEEIYDLVKVDCPEIGLATVYRTLQLLDEISVISKMSLDDGCSRYELNNHEDDHQHHHLICQKCGDIIEVEIDLLEHLEEEIEKVYNFKINDHKVKFFGECSKCC; translated from the coding sequence ATGGAAAATCAATTAGAAAAAGTTAAAGACAAACTTAAAGAAAAAGGTTTTAAATTAACACCTCAAAGAAGAGCTACACTTGAGGTGATTATTAACAATCAAGGTAAGCATTTAAGTACTGAAGAAATTTATGATTTAGTGAAAGTAGATTGTCCTGAAATTGGTTTAGCTACAGTTTATAGAACCCTGCAATTACTGGACGAAATATCTGTAATATCTAAAATGAGTTTAGATGATGGCTGCAGTCGTTATGAACTTAATAATCATGAGGATGATCATCAACATCATCATCTTATTTGTCAAAAATGTGGTGACATTATAGAAGTAGAAATTGATTTGTTAGAGCATCTAGAAGAAGAGATTGAAAAGGTATATAACTTTAAAATTAACGATCATAAAGTTAAGTTTTTCGGAGAGTGTTCTAAATGCTGTTAG
- a CDS encoding DUF1292 domain-containing protein: MEEREDIVTLVDEDGVEQDFEVIMTLEVSEQEYAILLPVGADEDEDAYIFKVVEDEQGEFTLEAIENDEEYDNVVAAYETILDEMDEAEEE; encoded by the coding sequence ATGGAAGAAAGAGAAGATATAGTAACCCTAGTAGATGAAGATGGGGTAGAGCAGGATTTTGAAGTAATAATGACTTTAGAAGTTTCAGAACAAGAGTATGCAATTCTACTTCCAGTAGGTGCTGATGAAGATGAAGATGCTTATATATTTAAAGTAGTTGAAGATGAGCAAGGTGAATTCACTTTAGAAGCTATCGAAAACGATGAAGAATATGATAATGTTGTAGCTGCATATGAAACAATTCTTGACGAAATGGACGAAGCTGAGGAAGAATAA
- the ruvX gene encoding Holliday junction resolvase RuvX codes for MGRKMGLDVGDKTIGVALSDLLGWTAQGLKTIFRKNKKEDFKELEEIINSNDVDTIVVGLPKNMNGTIGPQGEKVLEFCEELKIKFNIKVELWDERLSTVAAERSLISADVSRKKRKQVIDKMAAVYILQGFLDRKI; via the coding sequence ATGGGAAGGAAAATGGGTTTAGACGTTGGAGATAAGACAATTGGAGTAGCTTTAAGTGATTTACTTGGCTGGACAGCTCAAGGATTAAAAACGATATTTAGGAAAAATAAGAAAGAGGATTTTAAAGAGTTAGAGGAAATAATAAATAGTAATGATGTAGATACAATAGTTGTAGGATTACCGAAAAATATGAACGGTACTATTGGACCTCAGGGTGAAAAGGTTTTAGAATTTTGTGAGGAGCTTAAGATAAAATTTAATATTAAGGTTGAGCTTTGGGATGAAAGATTAAGTACTGTGGCTGCAGAAAGATCTCTAATTAGCGCAGATGTAAGTAGAAAGAAAAGGAAACAAGTAATAGATAAAATGGCAGCTGTATATATATTACAGGGTTTTTTAGATAGAAAAATATAA
- a CDS encoding aldo/keto reductase gives MERYALGNSGINVSKLCFGSLTMGPLQVNMSPEEGGKLLIHGYEKGINFVDTAELYGTYEHIKYALKEIKREEYVIATKSYSYDYNTAEKSLSKALKEMNTDYIDIFLLHEQESEHTLRGHVEAFEYFLKMKEKGYIRALGISSHTIAAVKASLKIKEIEILHPIVNMSGLGIQDGTIESMISVLNEGYNMGKGIYGMKPLGGGHLIKKFKESFGFILAQKYLHSIAIGMQSMEEIDVNVNIVNNRSVDSDIMIRLMQKTRKLIIHDWCEQCGNCIKACRHGALIIEEDELKVDHNKCVLCGYCSKYCPQFCLKVI, from the coding sequence TTGGAAAGATATGCTTTAGGTAATTCAGGAATAAATGTTTCAAAGCTATGTTTTGGAAGCTTAACAATGGGTCCATTACAAGTTAATATGTCACCTGAGGAAGGTGGAAAGCTTTTAATACATGGCTATGAAAAAGGAATAAACTTCGTAGATACGGCTGAGCTTTATGGTACATATGAGCATATTAAGTATGCCTTAAAGGAAATTAAAAGAGAAGAATATGTAATCGCAACTAAATCCTATTCTTATGACTATAATACGGCTGAAAAAAGTTTATCTAAAGCTTTAAAAGAAATGAATACGGACTATATTGATATTTTCTTACTTCATGAACAGGAAAGTGAACATACTTTAAGGGGACATGTAGAGGCTTTTGAATACTTTCTAAAAATGAAAGAAAAAGGCTATATTCGAGCTTTAGGCATATCATCACATACTATTGCAGCAGTTAAAGCATCATTAAAAATTAAAGAAATAGAAATATTGCACCCAATTGTTAATATGTCAGGCTTAGGAATACAAGATGGCACAATAGAAAGTATGATTAGTGTGCTCAATGAAGGATATAATATGGGTAAAGGAATATATGGCATGAAGCCTTTAGGTGGAGGTCATTTAATAAAAAAGTTTAAAGAGTCCTTTGGCTTTATTTTGGCACAAAAGTATTTGCATTCAATTGCAATTGGAATGCAATCTATGGAAGAAATTGATGTAAATGTTAATATTGTTAACAATAGGTCAGTAGATAGTGATATAATGATTAGGTTAATGCAAAAGACAAGGAAATTAATTATTCATGATTGGTGCGAGCAATGTGGAAATTGTATTAAAGCATGTAGACATGGTGCATTAATTATAGAAGAAGACGAATTAAAAGTAGACCATAATAAATGTGTTCTTTGTGGATATTGCTCTAAATATTGTCCGCAGTTCTGTTTAAAGGTAATTTAG
- a CDS encoding IreB family regulatory phosphoprotein produces MSNKFNDTMKFSVDMDKDKKVQEIILEVYAALEEKGYNSINQIIGYILSGDPTYITSYNNARSVIRKIERDELLEELIKYYLENHRRE; encoded by the coding sequence ATGTCTAATAAGTTTAATGATACAATGAAATTTAGCGTTGATATGGACAAGGATAAAAAGGTACAAGAAATTATTTTAGAAGTTTACGCTGCTTTAGAAGAAAAGGGCTATAATTCTATAAATCAAATTATTGGATACATTTTATCTGGGGATCCTACATATATTACTAGTTATAACAATGCAAGAAGTGTTATACGAAAGATTGAAAGAGATGAATTATTAGAGGAGTTAATTAAGTATTATTTAGAAAATCATAGGAGAGAATAA
- a CDS encoding RNA-guided endonuclease InsQ/TnpB family protein: MKAKNYLNNNALISIKGGENVLYNEKIEVFFSKEDSLILDGQSKICNWLYNQLLQATKDDYENGNSLKLLSGRNLRNYSTKMKDVNKFLYSVHSSPLKNTALRLKDAYERFFKGQNEYPKFRSWKKYWFSLYYDEPNKGFKVDGQSLKISLGKAVVFDKKGKEKGKQVSVTGELKESLVLPKGAKIKTFRLCKQQGDRFYAIFTIEAIEPNKKEEKSWIAIDQNHKNFFVAIDNTGRTFEFLKLYQTKYWDEKIDLLKSKRDLCLKKAKEHTTIHGNKYYTSSKRYHRINKALNKAYNTRREQIKSIMYQIAHFIAKNYDHVIIGNYVPSKNTAKYKTMHRSMLNQAHIGEFRKILEWVMLKSGKHFSLVDEKDTTKICSMCGHKEKKPPNIREFTCSNCDTFMLRDVNSAVNMANKVSLTPMSFDNIDKINKVGVFNFKRYSLMVV, encoded by the coding sequence ATGAAAGCGAAAAATTATTTAAATAATAATGCTTTAATTTCAATAAAAGGAGGTGAAAATGTGCTATATAATGAAAAAATAGAGGTGTTTTTCTCAAAGGAAGATAGTTTAATACTAGATGGTCAAAGTAAAATATGTAACTGGCTGTATAATCAATTACTTCAAGCTACTAAAGATGATTACGAAAATGGAAATAGTCTTAAGCTATTAAGCGGTAGAAACCTAAGGAACTATTCAACTAAAATGAAGGATGTTAACAAGTTTTTATATAGTGTCCATTCGTCACCACTTAAAAACACAGCTTTAAGGCTTAAAGATGCTTATGAAAGATTTTTTAAAGGCCAAAATGAATACCCTAAATTTAGAAGTTGGAAGAAGTATTGGTTTTCTCTATATTATGACGAGCCAAATAAAGGTTTTAAGGTAGACGGTCAAAGTTTAAAAATATCTTTAGGAAAGGCTGTTGTTTTCGATAAAAAAGGTAAAGAAAAAGGCAAACAAGTATCTGTAACTGGGGAACTTAAAGAATCTTTAGTTTTGCCAAAGGGCGCTAAAATCAAGACTTTTAGACTTTGTAAGCAGCAAGGCGATAGATTTTATGCCATCTTTACAATTGAAGCAATAGAACCTAATAAAAAAGAAGAAAAGTCATGGATAGCGATAGACCAAAACCATAAAAATTTCTTCGTAGCAATTGATAATACTGGTAGAACCTTTGAATTTCTAAAACTTTATCAAACGAAATACTGGGACGAAAAGATAGACTTACTTAAATCAAAGAGAGATTTATGCCTTAAAAAAGCAAAAGAACATACAACAATTCATGGAAACAAATATTACACATCATCAAAGAGATATCATAGAATCAATAAGGCTTTAAATAAAGCCTACAATACAAGACGAGAACAAATTAAGTCAATAATGTATCAGATAGCACATTTTATAGCCAAAAATTATGATCATGTAATAATAGGCAACTATGTTCCATCTAAAAACACAGCTAAATACAAAACTATGCATAGAAGTATGCTTAATCAAGCGCATATTGGGGAATTTAGAAAAATACTGGAGTGGGTTATGCTAAAGAGTGGAAAACATTTTTCTTTAGTTGATGAAAAAGACACTACCAAAATTTGCTCTATGTGTGGCCATAAAGAAAAGAAACCGCCTAATATAAGAGAATTTACTTGTTCAAATTGCGACACTTTTATGTTAAGGGATGTTAATAGTGCTGTTAATATGGCAAATAAAGTTTCATTAACGCCTATGTCTTTTGATAATATAGACAAAATTAATAAAGTAGGTGTGTTTAATTTTAAAAGATATAGCCTTATGGTTGTATAA
- a CDS encoding IS607 family transposase, with product MLTIKEASEFLGVSAETLRRWEKAGKITSHRTEGSHRRYDKNDLIRLKSFDSKSKKLTIGYCRVSSSDQKDDLKRQIDNVSNYCIAKGYSFRIIDDLGSGLNYNKKGLKQLIELISANEIERIVINYKDRLLRFGYELIEQLCLIHGVEIEIINHTEDKTYEQELVEDVLSVITVFSAKLYGSRSYKIKKIKDESEKLFK from the coding sequence ATGCTAACTATAAAAGAAGCAAGTGAATTTTTAGGTGTTTCTGCTGAAACACTAAGACGTTGGGAAAAGGCCGGCAAAATAACTTCTCACAGAACAGAAGGTAGCCATAGGCGTTATGACAAAAATGATTTAATAAGACTAAAGTCTTTTGATTCTAAGTCAAAAAAGCTAACTATTGGCTATTGTAGGGTTTCGTCATCAGATCAAAAAGATGACTTAAAAAGACAAATAGATAATGTGTCTAACTACTGCATAGCGAAAGGTTATAGTTTTAGAATAATTGATGATTTAGGAAGTGGCTTAAATTACAATAAAAAAGGCCTTAAACAACTAATAGAGCTAATCTCAGCTAACGAAATTGAGCGTATCGTTATAAATTACAAAGACAGATTGTTAAGGTTTGGCTATGAGTTAATTGAGCAATTATGCTTAATTCATGGGGTAGAGATAGAAATAATTAATCATACTGAGGATAAAACTTATGAGCAGGAGTTAGTTGAGGATGTATTATCTGTAATTACTGTATTTTCTGCAAAATTATACGGAAGTAGAAGTTATAAAATCAAAAAAATAAAAGATGAAAGCGAAAAATTATTTAAATAA
- the alaS gene encoding alanine--tRNA ligase, with amino-acid sequence MEKKGLNEIRKLFLDFFESKGHLVEQSFPLVPLNDKSLLLINSGMAPLKAYFAGTEVPPRKRMATCQKCIRTGDIENVGKTARHATFFEMLGNFSFGDYFKIESLQWGWEFVTKHLEMPIDKLWATIYEDDNDAYDIWVNTIGLSPDRVVRLGKKDNFWEIGVGPCGPCSEIYFDRGEVYGCNDPNCKPGCDCDRYVEFWNHVFTQFDRDEEGNYNPLPNPNIDTGAGLERVACIMQGVDSIFEIDTMKHILHTVCENINKKYNEDSQTDISIRIITDHIRSITFMISDGILPSNEGRGYVLRRLLRRAARHGILLGKADSFLYKVLEAVVAMYGDSYTELKEKKDYIRKVIQVEEERFQETIHVGLEILNGYINDMESNNEKVLKGEYAFKLYDTYGFPIDLTKEILEEKGLIVDEEEFNLEMNKQRERARNARLGEDIEGWKEDIFSSLSKDVKTSFQGYEELVLSSKVLSIVKGNEVVSSATKGDEIVVILEETTFYAESGGQVGDLGYLANEFFKGLVKGTKKGPNNQIHHVVVVEEGTIEIGNIVECQVDKLNRYNTAKNHTATHLLHRVLKEVVGEHVQQAGSLVSPDKLRFDFTHFEGVSKEQLNEIERAINEKILLNLDVEVFEASLKEAQTLGAEALFGEKYGERVRVVKIADESIELCGGTHVGNISEIGIFVITSESGVASGVRRIEAITGIEAYNYLKDQQSTIKHVTEILKTNPSNIISRLEILLNEFKEREREISKLKGQLSLGAVDELLAKVQVINGVSTLVEQVDASSMDDLRKLGDSLKDKLQSGVLLLAAESDDKVNFVAIVTKDIVEKGVHAGNLVKEAASITGGGGGGRPDMAQAGGKNKEKIGDALKTIRDTLNSKL; translated from the coding sequence ATGGAGAAAAAAGGATTAAATGAAATTAGAAAACTATTTTTGGACTTTTTCGAATCAAAAGGGCACTTAGTAGAACAGAGTTTTCCATTAGTACCATTAAACGATAAGAGTTTACTATTAATAAACTCTGGTATGGCACCACTCAAAGCATATTTTGCAGGTACTGAAGTACCACCAAGAAAAAGAATGGCTACTTGTCAAAAATGTATAAGAACAGGTGATATTGAAAACGTTGGAAAAACTGCAAGACATGCTACTTTCTTTGAAATGCTTGGAAACTTTTCATTTGGAGACTATTTTAAAATTGAGTCTTTACAATGGGGATGGGAATTTGTTACTAAGCACCTAGAAATGCCTATTGATAAACTTTGGGCAACAATTTATGAGGATGACAATGACGCTTACGATATTTGGGTTAATACTATAGGACTTTCCCCAGATAGAGTTGTTAGACTAGGAAAAAAAGATAACTTCTGGGAAATCGGTGTTGGACCATGTGGACCATGTTCTGAAATATATTTTGATCGTGGAGAAGTTTACGGTTGTAATGATCCTAACTGTAAGCCGGGCTGTGACTGTGATAGATATGTAGAGTTTTGGAACCACGTATTTACTCAATTTGATAGAGATGAGGAAGGTAACTACAATCCACTTCCTAATCCAAATATAGATACTGGTGCAGGATTAGAAAGAGTTGCTTGTATTATGCAAGGAGTAGATTCTATTTTTGAAATAGATACTATGAAGCATATACTACATACTGTATGCGAAAATATAAATAAAAAATATAACGAGGATAGCCAAACGGATATATCTATACGTATAATAACTGACCATATAAGATCAATTACTTTTATGATTAGTGATGGTATATTACCAAGTAATGAAGGTAGAGGCTATGTTTTAAGAAGACTACTTAGAAGAGCAGCTAGACATGGTATTTTATTAGGAAAAGCAGATAGCTTCCTTTACAAAGTATTAGAAGCCGTAGTAGCAATGTATGGTGATTCTTACACAGAGCTTAAGGAGAAAAAAGATTATATTAGAAAAGTTATTCAAGTTGAAGAAGAGCGTTTCCAAGAGACTATTCATGTTGGTCTTGAAATCTTAAATGGTTATATAAATGATATGGAAAGTAATAATGAGAAGGTTCTAAAAGGTGAGTATGCATTTAAGCTTTATGATACCTATGGTTTCCCAATTGATTTAACTAAGGAAATTTTAGAGGAAAAGGGTTTAATTGTTGATGAAGAAGAGTTTAACTTAGAAATGAATAAACAAAGAGAAAGAGCTAGAAATGCAAGACTTGGAGAGGATATTGAAGGATGGAAGGAAGATATTTTCTCATCCTTAAGCAAGGATGTAAAAACAAGTTTCCAAGGATATGAAGAATTAGTGCTTTCATCGAAAGTATTAAGTATTGTTAAAGGTAATGAAGTTGTATCTAGTGCTACAAAAGGTGATGAAATTGTTGTAATACTTGAAGAAACTACTTTCTATGCTGAAAGTGGTGGACAAGTTGGTGACTTAGGATATTTAGCTAATGAGTTTTTTAAAGGACTAGTTAAAGGAACGAAAAAAGGACCAAATAATCAAATCCACCATGTAGTTGTTGTAGAAGAAGGTACTATTGAAATTGGCAATATTGTAGAGTGCCAAGTAGACAAGTTAAATAGATATAACACAGCAAAAAATCATACTGCTACTCATTTACTGCATAGAGTCCTTAAAGAAGTAGTTGGAGAGCATGTACAACAGGCTGGTTCTTTAGTTTCACCTGATAAGTTAAGATTCGACTTTACTCATTTTGAAGGTGTAAGTAAAGAACAATTAAATGAAATTGAAAGAGCAATAAATGAAAAAATACTTTTAAATTTAGATGTTGAAGTTTTTGAAGCATCTTTAAAAGAAGCACAAACTTTAGGTGCGGAAGCATTATTCGGCGAAAAGTATGGTGAAAGAGTTAGGGTTGTAAAGATAGCAGATGAGAGTATTGAGCTTTGTGGTGGTACTCATGTTGGTAACATTAGTGAAATCGGTATTTTTGTAATAACTAGTGAAAGTGGAGTTGCTTCTGGGGTTAGAAGAATTGAGGCTATCACTGGGATAGAGGCATATAACTATCTTAAAGACCAACAAAGTACAATTAAACATGTTACTGAAATATTAAAAACGAATCCAAGTAATATTATTTCTAGATTAGAAATACTATTAAATGAGTTTAAAGAGAGAGAACGTGAAATTTCTAAATTAAAAGGACAGCTTTCTCTTGGGGCAGTAGACGAGCTACTAGCAAAGGTTCAGGTTATAAATGGAGTAAGCACATTAGTTGAACAAGTTGATGCTAGTTCAATGGATGACTTAAGAAAGCTTGGAGACTCATTAAAAGATAAGCTTCAATCCGGTGTATTATTACTAGCTGCTGAAAGTGATGATAAAGTAAATTTTGTTGCTATAGTAACAAAAGATATTGTTGAAAAAGGAGTACACGCTGGTAATTTAGTTAAAGAGGCTGCAAGCATCACAGGTGGTGGTGGCGGTGGCCGACCAGATATGGCTCAAGCAGGTGGAAAGAATAAAGAGAAAATTGGAGATGCTCTTAAAACAATAAGAGATACCCTTAATTCAAAACTATAA
- a CDS encoding trans-sulfuration enzyme family protein, whose protein sequence is MKFGTKLICNSGSKDPHTGALSLPIYQASTFHQEDVDNMGEFDYSRSGNPTRKGLEETIALLEGGTYGYAFASGMAAISSVLLTFAAGDHLLVCKDIYGGTYRACTTQLKDHGIEATFVDTENLEEIRKNIKTNTKGLYLETPSNPLLKITDLKGAINIAKEFNLITMVDNSFLSPYLQRPLELGADIVIHSATKFIGGHSDVIGGLVVVNERSLAKKIYRIQNTVGAVLGPQDSWLLLRGLKTLKVRMDYQQSSADKLARWLSDHKAVTEVFYTGLESHPNRDIHYSQASGAGAVLSFKMESESFTKAFLKELTLPAVAVSLGGIETIVSYPVKMSHASIPEAERLKLGVTSNLVRVSLGLEDIEDIIEDFNNAFNKAYEIISKK, encoded by the coding sequence ATGAAATTTGGTACGAAATTAATATGTAATAGTGGTAGTAAGGACCCTCATACGGGGGCCTTGAGTCTACCAATATATCAAGCTTCTACTTTTCATCAAGAAGATGTAGATAATATGGGTGAATTCGATTATTCTAGATCTGGCAACCCAACAAGGAAAGGTCTAGAGGAAACAATAGCTTTACTAGAGGGTGGAACCTATGGATATGCCTTTGCCTCAGGTATGGCTGCTATTTCGTCAGTTCTGTTAACCTTTGCAGCAGGAGACCACCTCTTAGTTTGTAAAGATATTTATGGTGGAACCTATAGGGCATGTACTACTCAATTAAAAGATCACGGTATCGAAGCAACCTTTGTTGATACTGAAAACCTTGAAGAAATTAGAAAAAATATAAAAACAAATACAAAAGGCTTATATCTAGAAACACCATCTAATCCTCTACTTAAAATTACAGATTTAAAAGGTGCAATTAACATTGCAAAGGAATTTAATCTCATAACAATGGTGGACAATTCATTTTTATCTCCATATTTACAAAGACCCTTAGAATTAGGGGCTGATATAGTAATTCACAGTGCTACGAAATTTATAGGTGGGCATAGTGATGTTATAGGTGGACTAGTAGTTGTAAATGAAAGAAGTTTGGCTAAGAAAATTTATAGGATACAAAATACTGTCGGTGCCGTACTAGGACCTCAGGATAGTTGGCTTCTTTTAAGAGGTCTAAAAACATTAAAAGTACGTATGGACTATCAGCAAAGTAGTGCTGATAAGTTAGCTAGATGGTTATCCGATCATAAGGCTGTAACTGAGGTATTCTACACTGGACTAGAAAGTCACCCTAATAGAGATATACACTATTCCCAGGCATCCGGGGCTGGGGCTGTATTATCCTTTAAAATGGAATCAGAAAGCTTTACTAAGGCATTTCTTAAGGAACTTACTCTGCCAGCTGTAGCTGTGAGCTTAGGTGGAATAGAAACTATAGTATCCTATCCTGTTAAGATGTCCCACGCGTCGATTCCTGAGGCGGAAAGGTTAAAATTAGGCGTAACTAGTAATCTAGTAAGGGTATCTTTGGGATTAGAAGATATAGAGGATATTATAGAAGATTTTAATAATGCATTTAATAAGGCTTACGAAATAATAAGTAAAAAATAG
- a CDS encoding IS110 family transposase, with protein sequence MNQQVITKTNITNYLYSKGFQVTILNPLATNLFRKAQTLRKTKTDKTDAKVIATMLFTDESKSYSPVSYQIQELKSLTRHRHRMVSYRSRLKLSVSRLIDIIFPELPSLFWSIHQSSGYALLIELPTPDSIYNCNLTKLTNLIRMTSKGKYSKEKAIALKELAIKSIGSSNRSL encoded by the coding sequence TTGAATCAACAGGTCATTACAAAGACAAATATCACAAATTATCTGTATTCCAAAGGCTTTCAGGTCACCATCCTAAATCCATTGGCTACTAATCTTTTCCGTAAGGCTCAAACCCTTAGGAAAACTAAAACAGATAAGACCGACGCTAAGGTCATTGCAACTATGCTCTTTACTGATGAATCTAAATCCTATTCACCAGTATCATATCAGATTCAGGAGCTAAAGTCACTAACAAGACACCGTCATAGAATGGTTAGTTACCGTTCTAGACTTAAACTTTCAGTTAGTCGCTTAATAGATATCATTTTTCCTGAATTGCCAAGCTTATTTTGGTCTATACACCAAAGTTCCGGCTATGCATTATTAATTGAATTACCAACCCCCGATAGTATTTACAACTGCAATCTGACAAAGTTGACAAACCTAATAAGAATGACCTCTAAAGGTAAATATAGCAAAGAGAAAGCAATTGCTTTAAAAGAGCTTGCTATCAAATCTATTGGGTCAAGCAATCGCTCTCTCTGA